The Humulus lupulus chromosome 3, drHumLupu1.1, whole genome shotgun sequence genome window below encodes:
- the LOC133822175 gene encoding ABC transporter B family member 26, chloroplastic isoform X2: MCHCRNLQVKIFGLRGCFFGIANMILVKRMRETLYSALLRQDISFFDSETVGDLTSRLGADCQQVSRVIGYDLNLIFRNALQGTGAMIYLLILSWPLGLCTLLICCTLGAVMLLYGRYQKKSAKLTQEYTAFANEVAQETISLMRTVRVYGTEKEELGRYEKWLGRLADISFRQSAAYGVWNLSFNTLYHSTQVIAVLVGGMSILAGHITAEQLTKFILYSEWLIYSTWWVGDNLSSLMQSVGASEKVFQLMDLSPSDQFISEGVRLEKLIGRIDFANVSFQYASRPTVPVLQHVNISVKPNEVIALVGLSGSGKSTLVNLLLRLYEPTSGEILIDGFSLRELDVKWWRERIGYVGQEPKLFRMDISSNIRYGCTRNVRQEDIEWAAKQAYAHDFISELPNGYKTLVDDDLLSGGQKQRIAIARAVLRDPSILILDEATSALDAESEHNVKGVLRSMRSDMTSKRTVIIIAHRLSTIQAADRIIVMDGGKVVEMGSHKELLHKDGLYARLTRRQVDVVA; this comes from the exons ATGTGTCACTGCCGGAATTTGCAGGTCAAGATCTT CGGTCTACGAGGTTGCTTTTTTGGCATAGCAAATATGATCCTT GTTAAGAGAATGAGGGAAACATTATATTCAGCTCTTCTCCGTCAG GATATATCCTTTTTTGACTCTGAAACAGTCGGTGATTTGACAAGTAGGCTTGGAGCAGATTGTCAGCAAGTATCACGGGTCATTGGATATGATCTCAATTTGATCTTTCGCAATGCTCTTCAG GGGACAGGTGCGATGATCTACCTACTAATCTTGTCATGGCCTCTGGGTTTATGTACATTGCTGATATGTTGTACTTTGGGAGCTGTTATGTTACTTTATGGCCG ATACCAGAAGAAGTCAGCAAAACTGACTCAGGAATATACTGCTTTTGCTAATGAG GTTGCTCAAGAAACAATTTCTTTGATGAGAACTGTTCGTGTTTATGGGACAGAGAAAGAAGAACTTGGAAG ATATGAGAAATGGCTTGGGAGGTTGGCTGATATAAGCTTTCGGCAAAGTGCTGCGTATGGCGTTTGGAACTTGAGCTTCAACACTCTTTATCATTCAACTCAG GTTATTGCTGTGCTGGTAGGAGGCATGTCTATTCTAGCTGGTCATATTACGGCAGAGCAACTTACAAAGTTTATATTATACAGCGAATGGCTTATTTATTCAACATGGTGGGTGGGTGATAATCTATCTTCTTTGATGCAATCTGTTGGTGCAAGTGAAAAAGTCTTCCAGTTGATGGATCTGTCACCAAGTGACCAATTTATATCTGAAG GTGTAAGGTTGGAAAAGCTGATCGGGCGTATTGATTTTGCAAACGTATCTTTTCAATATGCTTCAAGGCCAACG GTTCCTGTACTGCAACATGTAAACATATCAGTGAAACCTAATGAAGTGATTGCATTG GTTGGTCTTAGTGGAAGTGGGAAAAGCACACTGGTGAATCTCTTGCTCCGTCTTTATGAGCCAACTAGTGGGGAG ATTTTAATTGATGGGTTTTCCCTGAGAGAGTTGGATGTCAAGTGGTGGAGGGAAAGAATTGGATATGTGGGACAG GAACCCAAACTTTTCCGGATGGATATCAGCTCAAACATCAGATATGGATGTACAAGAAATGTAAGGCAGGAGGACATTGAATGGGCTGCAAAGCAGGCGTATGCACATGATTTTATTTCAGAACTACCAAATGGTTACAAAACACTAGTTGATGATGATTTACTAAGTGGGGGGCAAAAGCAACGAATTGCCATAGCGCGAGCTGTTCTCAGGGACCCATCCATTTTGATCCTTGATGAAGCTACCAGTGCACTGGATGCAGAGAGCGAGCACAATGTCAAG GGTGTTCTTCGCTCCATGAGAAGTGACATGACATCAAAGAGAACTGTCATAATTATAGCCCACAG GCTTTCAACCATACAAGCTGCTGATAGGATAATAGTAATGGACGGTGGTAAAGTCGTAGAG ATGGGCAGTCACAAGGAGCTTCTTCACAAGGATGGCCTGTATGCACGATTGACAAGAAGACAGGTCGATGTTGTGGCATGA
- the LOC133822175 gene encoding ABC transporter B family member 26, chloroplastic isoform X1, giving the protein MALVLYNPQPRFLSSLHCRRPFARNNHKKDLHFTSAASKLRVILSLHSSHRRRVPLLVTKSASINGYSVESSDEYVQGSAGETAVVDRLEWLRRWAASVRSILPGGSWWRLDDEDVEIRILAEPVTVTRALVRMWELVSKDRWIIFAAFSTLIVAALSEISIPHYLTASIFTAQSGQIPVFQRNVKLLVALCVTAGICSGLRGCFFGIANMILVKRMRETLYSALLRQDISFFDSETVGDLTSRLGADCQQVSRVIGYDLNLIFRNALQGTGAMIYLLILSWPLGLCTLLICCTLGAVMLLYGRYQKKSAKLTQEYTAFANEVAQETISLMRTVRVYGTEKEELGRYEKWLGRLADISFRQSAAYGVWNLSFNTLYHSTQVIAVLVGGMSILAGHITAEQLTKFILYSEWLIYSTWWVGDNLSSLMQSVGASEKVFQLMDLSPSDQFISEGVRLEKLIGRIDFANVSFQYASRPTVPVLQHVNISVKPNEVIALVGLSGSGKSTLVNLLLRLYEPTSGEILIDGFSLRELDVKWWRERIGYVGQEPKLFRMDISSNIRYGCTRNVRQEDIEWAAKQAYAHDFISELPNGYKTLVDDDLLSGGQKQRIAIARAVLRDPSILILDEATSALDAESEHNVKGVLRSMRSDMTSKRTVIIIAHRLSTIQAADRIIVMDGGKVVEMGSHKELLHKDGLYARLTRRQVDVVA; this is encoded by the exons ATGGCGTTAGTTCTCTACAATCCACAACCTCGTTTTCTCTCCTCTCTACATTGCAGAAGACCTTTTGCTCGAAATAATCATAAGAAAGATCTCCATTTCACCTCAGCTGCCAGCAAGCTTCGAGTGATTCTCTCTCTTCATTCATCTCATCGAAGACGCGTTCCCTTGTTGGTTACTAAGTCGGCGTCGATCAACGGTTACTCAGTCGAAAGCTCCGACGAGTATGTGCAGGGAAGCGCAGGAGAAACAGCGGTGGTTGACCGGCTTGAGTGGCTTCGGAGGTGGGCGGCGTCTGTGAGGTCAATCTTGCCCGGTGGAAGCTGGTGGAGGTTGGACGATGAAGATGTCGAAATTAGGATTTTGGCTGAACCGGTGACTGTGACACGGGCACTTGTTCGGATGTGGGAGCTGGTCTCGAAAGACCGGTGGATTATATTCGCGGCTTTTTCTACCCTAATTGTGGCAGCG CTTTCGGAGATTTCAATACCGCATTACTTGACGGCATCAATATTCACCGCACAGAGCGGCCAAATACCGGTGTTCCAACGGAATGTGAAGCTCTTGGTTGCGTTATGTGTCACTGCCGGAATTTGCAG CGGTCTACGAGGTTGCTTTTTTGGCATAGCAAATATGATCCTT GTTAAGAGAATGAGGGAAACATTATATTCAGCTCTTCTCCGTCAG GATATATCCTTTTTTGACTCTGAAACAGTCGGTGATTTGACAAGTAGGCTTGGAGCAGATTGTCAGCAAGTATCACGGGTCATTGGATATGATCTCAATTTGATCTTTCGCAATGCTCTTCAG GGGACAGGTGCGATGATCTACCTACTAATCTTGTCATGGCCTCTGGGTTTATGTACATTGCTGATATGTTGTACTTTGGGAGCTGTTATGTTACTTTATGGCCG ATACCAGAAGAAGTCAGCAAAACTGACTCAGGAATATACTGCTTTTGCTAATGAG GTTGCTCAAGAAACAATTTCTTTGATGAGAACTGTTCGTGTTTATGGGACAGAGAAAGAAGAACTTGGAAG ATATGAGAAATGGCTTGGGAGGTTGGCTGATATAAGCTTTCGGCAAAGTGCTGCGTATGGCGTTTGGAACTTGAGCTTCAACACTCTTTATCATTCAACTCAG GTTATTGCTGTGCTGGTAGGAGGCATGTCTATTCTAGCTGGTCATATTACGGCAGAGCAACTTACAAAGTTTATATTATACAGCGAATGGCTTATTTATTCAACATGGTGGGTGGGTGATAATCTATCTTCTTTGATGCAATCTGTTGGTGCAAGTGAAAAAGTCTTCCAGTTGATGGATCTGTCACCAAGTGACCAATTTATATCTGAAG GTGTAAGGTTGGAAAAGCTGATCGGGCGTATTGATTTTGCAAACGTATCTTTTCAATATGCTTCAAGGCCAACG GTTCCTGTACTGCAACATGTAAACATATCAGTGAAACCTAATGAAGTGATTGCATTG GTTGGTCTTAGTGGAAGTGGGAAAAGCACACTGGTGAATCTCTTGCTCCGTCTTTATGAGCCAACTAGTGGGGAG ATTTTAATTGATGGGTTTTCCCTGAGAGAGTTGGATGTCAAGTGGTGGAGGGAAAGAATTGGATATGTGGGACAG GAACCCAAACTTTTCCGGATGGATATCAGCTCAAACATCAGATATGGATGTACAAGAAATGTAAGGCAGGAGGACATTGAATGGGCTGCAAAGCAGGCGTATGCACATGATTTTATTTCAGAACTACCAAATGGTTACAAAACACTAGTTGATGATGATTTACTAAGTGGGGGGCAAAAGCAACGAATTGCCATAGCGCGAGCTGTTCTCAGGGACCCATCCATTTTGATCCTTGATGAAGCTACCAGTGCACTGGATGCAGAGAGCGAGCACAATGTCAAG GGTGTTCTTCGCTCCATGAGAAGTGACATGACATCAAAGAGAACTGTCATAATTATAGCCCACAG GCTTTCAACCATACAAGCTGCTGATAGGATAATAGTAATGGACGGTGGTAAAGTCGTAGAG ATGGGCAGTCACAAGGAGCTTCTTCACAAGGATGGCCTGTATGCACGATTGACAAGAAGACAGGTCGATGTTGTGGCATGA